In Arthrobacter alpinus, a single window of DNA contains:
- a CDS encoding AzlC family ABC transporter permease, which yields MKLKDSPAAKIGASIAIATGLYGVSFGALSVAAGLSFWQTMVLSLMLFSGGSQFAFIGVVAAGGTGVAAMSASALLGIRNGVYGMQLNALLRPTGWRRFVAAHVTIDESTATATGQSDADEQERGFWVAGVGIFLLWNIMTGVGALIGDAMGDPKQWGLDGAAVAAFLGLLWPRIKAFQPAAIAVVCAVVTLLVVPFVPPGIPILVAALVAGLIGWFRADAAPDHAPGHITDGLEPDIEPYPHAGQPPPHKPSTHRHDAGNHRGKQS from the coding sequence ATGAAGCTTAAGGATTCGCCCGCAGCCAAGATCGGCGCCTCGATCGCGATCGCCACAGGCCTTTACGGCGTTTCTTTTGGGGCGCTGTCGGTCGCCGCCGGACTTTCGTTCTGGCAGACCATGGTGCTGAGCCTGATGCTTTTCAGCGGAGGATCGCAATTCGCCTTCATCGGCGTTGTTGCTGCCGGCGGCACGGGTGTTGCGGCCATGAGCGCCTCGGCTCTGCTGGGCATACGCAACGGTGTTTACGGCATGCAACTGAACGCCTTGCTGCGCCCCACGGGCTGGCGCCGCTTTGTCGCCGCCCACGTCACGATCGATGAATCGACGGCCACCGCCACCGGCCAAAGCGATGCCGACGAGCAGGAACGCGGATTCTGGGTGGCCGGCGTTGGAATATTCCTGCTGTGGAATATTATGACAGGCGTGGGAGCCCTAATTGGTGACGCCATGGGCGATCCCAAACAGTGGGGCCTTGACGGTGCCGCCGTGGCAGCATTCCTGGGCTTGTTGTGGCCGCGAATCAAGGCGTTCCAGCCCGCCGCGATTGCCGTGGTGTGCGCCGTGGTGACACTTCTGGTGGTCCCGTTCGTTCCGCCCGGCATACCGATCCTTGTGGCGGCGCTGGTTGCCGGGCTGATCGGCTGGTTTCGCGCGGACGCTGCGCCGGACCATGCACCCGGCCACATCACCGATGGCCTGGAACCTGACATTGAACCCTATCCGCACGCAGGCCAGCCGCCGCCGCATAAGCCGTCCACTCACAGGCACGACGCCGGAAATCACCGAGGGAAGCAATCATGA
- the hutH gene encoding histidine ammonia-lyase, whose translation MTTAVRSHEVTLSFSGVTPEDVIAVARHDAKVVISAEALAGVERVRTHIEDLAHSDTPAYGISTGFGALANRHIPTDMRTQLQKSLIRSHAAGMGPAVEREVVRALMFLRAKTLASGRTGVRPVVVQTMVDVLNAGITPVVREFGSLGCSGDLAPLSHCALVLMGEGEAAGPDGVIRPVPELFAEAGITPIELAEKEGLALVNGTDGMLGMLLMAIADLRLLLTTADITAALSVEGLLGTDQVFVPELHMELRPHPGQAASANNMLRVLANSPIVASHRVGDSRVQDAYSLRCAPQVAGAARDTVDHALMVATRELAASIDNPVVLPDGRVSSNGNFHGAPVAYVLDFLAIVSADVASIAERRTDRMLDPARSHGLPAFLAGDPGVDSGLMIAQYTQAGLVSDSKRLAVPASVDSIPSSAMQEDHVSMGWHAARKLRRSVENLRRVLAIELVTATRAIDMRTSMSDGVLVPGPAGAAVIEVLRKTVQGPGSDRFLSPELEEADRLVGSGAIRAAAEKATGPLN comes from the coding sequence ATGACCACCGCCGTTCGCTCCCACGAAGTCACCCTCTCCTTCTCAGGTGTCACGCCCGAGGACGTCATTGCCGTGGCCCGCCACGATGCCAAGGTGGTGATCAGCGCTGAGGCGCTGGCCGGCGTCGAACGCGTCAGGACGCACATCGAGGATCTGGCGCACTCCGACACTCCCGCGTACGGCATTTCCACGGGCTTCGGTGCGCTGGCCAACCGCCACATCCCCACGGACATGCGCACGCAGCTGCAGAAGTCGCTCATTCGCAGCCACGCCGCCGGAATGGGCCCGGCCGTGGAGCGCGAGGTGGTGCGCGCCCTGATGTTCCTGCGCGCCAAGACCCTCGCTTCGGGCCGCACCGGCGTGCGCCCCGTCGTCGTGCAAACCATGGTGGACGTGCTCAATGCCGGCATCACCCCTGTGGTCCGCGAGTTCGGCTCGCTGGGCTGCTCGGGTGACCTCGCGCCGCTCTCGCATTGTGCCCTGGTGCTGATGGGAGAGGGTGAAGCTGCCGGGCCCGACGGCGTCATCCGCCCCGTCCCCGAGTTGTTCGCCGAGGCCGGCATCACTCCGATCGAGCTAGCCGAGAAGGAAGGCCTGGCGCTGGTCAATGGCACGGACGGCATGCTCGGCATGCTCCTGATGGCCATCGCGGACCTTCGCCTCTTGCTCACGACGGCGGACATCACCGCCGCGCTCAGCGTCGAGGGCCTGCTGGGCACCGACCAGGTGTTCGTGCCAGAGCTCCACATGGAGCTGCGCCCGCACCCCGGCCAGGCCGCAAGCGCCAACAATATGCTGCGCGTGCTGGCCAACTCGCCCATCGTGGCCTCACACCGGGTGGGCGACTCCCGCGTTCAGGATGCCTACTCGCTGCGGTGCGCCCCACAGGTTGCCGGCGCCGCCCGCGACACCGTGGACCACGCACTCATGGTGGCCACTCGTGAGCTCGCCGCCTCCATTGACAACCCCGTGGTCTTGCCCGATGGGCGGGTCTCCTCCAACGGCAACTTCCACGGCGCCCCGGTGGCCTACGTCCTGGACTTCCTTGCGATCGTTTCCGCGGATGTTGCCTCGATTGCCGAGCGCCGCACCGACCGCATGCTCGACCCCGCCCGTTCCCACGGCCTGCCCGCTTTCTTGGCCGGCGATCCCGGCGTGGATTCGGGCCTCATGATTGCGCAGTACACCCAGGCCGGCCTGGTTTCAGATTCCAAGCGACTGGCCGTCCCGGCCTCTGTGGACTCCATCCCCAGCTCAGCCATGCAGGAAGACCACGTTTCGATGGGCTGGCATGCCGCCCGCAAGTTGCGCCGATCCGTGGAGAACCTGCGCCGCGTCCTGGCGATCGAGCTGGTTACGGCCACCCGTGCCATCGATATGCGTACGTCCATGTCCGACGGCGTACTGGTCCCCGGGCCTGCCGGCGCGGCCGTCATTGAGGTGCTTCGTAAGACGGTTCAGGGTCCCGGTTCTGACCGATTCCTCTCACCTGAGTTGGAGGAGGCTGACCGACTGGTGGGCTCCGGTGCCATCCGCGCCGCAGCCGAGAAGGCCACCGGCCCGCTGAACTGA
- a CDS encoding amino acid permease — MNPKGSVLTRGLNARHIRFMALGSAIGTGLFYGSSSAIQKAGPAVLLAYIIAGAAVFMVMRALGELAVRHPVSGSFGQYASRYLGPLAGFITGWTYVFEMAIVAIADVTAFSIYMGFWFHDVPRWIWVLAIIFFLAAINLLSVKVFGELEFWFSIIKVGAIIAMIAGGVAIIVFGFHMDGGEAVPGLNNLVNHGGFMPNGWIGLLAAFAVVMFAFGGIETIGVTAGEAKDPGKSIPAAVNTVPVRILLFYVLTLGVLMTLIPWNQITGETSPFVQIFDSLGIPLAAHILNAVVITAALSAINSDIFGSGRVLFGLAQQGHAPAVFGKISRSGVPWMTVVLMTGVLLVGVVLNATIPEDVFLVIASIATFATVWVWIMILASHVAMKREIANKAIAPSNFPVPLWPLASILTAVFMAGVIVLLGIYPETRVALYVGAIWLVLLTLAFKLWVRGDGRRRPTLLDETTLSPVGRLAPEAAGAK; from the coding sequence ATGAACCCCAAGGGATCTGTCCTGACCCGCGGCTTGAACGCCCGCCACATCCGTTTCATGGCACTCGGCTCAGCGATCGGCACCGGCCTGTTCTACGGCTCCTCCAGCGCCATTCAAAAGGCCGGACCTGCAGTGCTGCTGGCCTACATCATTGCCGGCGCCGCGGTATTTATGGTGATGCGTGCCTTGGGTGAACTGGCCGTTCGGCACCCTGTTTCGGGCTCCTTTGGCCAGTACGCAAGCCGCTACCTGGGCCCGTTGGCCGGTTTCATCACGGGCTGGACCTACGTTTTTGAAATGGCGATCGTTGCCATCGCCGACGTCACGGCCTTCAGCATCTACATGGGTTTCTGGTTCCACGACGTTCCACGCTGGATCTGGGTTCTCGCCATCATCTTCTTCCTTGCCGCCATCAACCTGCTCAGCGTAAAGGTGTTCGGTGAGCTGGAGTTCTGGTTCTCCATCATCAAGGTTGGGGCCATCATCGCCATGATCGCCGGCGGCGTTGCCATCATCGTTTTCGGTTTCCATATGGACGGTGGTGAAGCCGTCCCGGGCCTGAACAATCTTGTAAACCACGGCGGCTTCATGCCCAACGGTTGGATAGGGCTCTTGGCCGCGTTTGCCGTGGTCATGTTTGCCTTTGGCGGCATTGAAACCATCGGGGTCACGGCGGGTGAGGCCAAGGATCCCGGCAAGAGCATCCCCGCCGCAGTCAATACGGTGCCCGTTCGCATCCTGCTGTTCTACGTACTGACGCTAGGTGTCCTCATGACACTGATCCCGTGGAATCAGATCACCGGTGAGACGAGCCCGTTCGTGCAGATTTTCGATTCCCTCGGCATCCCGCTGGCCGCCCATATCCTGAACGCTGTTGTTATTACCGCGGCACTTTCAGCCATCAATTCAGATATCTTTGGCTCCGGCCGAGTCTTGTTCGGCTTGGCCCAGCAGGGTCACGCGCCAGCGGTATTTGGCAAGATTTCGCGTTCAGGCGTGCCCTGGATGACTGTTGTTCTCATGACCGGGGTGCTGTTGGTTGGCGTGGTCTTGAATGCCACGATTCCAGAGGATGTCTTCCTTGTCATCGCCTCGATCGCCACATTTGCCACCGTGTGGGTATGGATCATGATTCTGGCCTCCCACGTGGCCATGAAGCGCGAGATCGCCAACAAAGCCATTGCGCCGTCCAATTTCCCCGTCCCGCTCTGGCCATTGGCCTCGATCCTGACCGCGGTGTTCATGGCGGGCGTGATTGTGCTCCTGGGCATCTACCCCGAAACCCGCGTTGCCCTTTACGTGGGCGCGATCTGGCTGGTCCTGTTGACCCTTGCCTTCAAGCTCTGGGTTCGTGGGGATGGACGACGCCGGCCCACCCTTCTCGACGAAACCACGCTTTCCCCTGTGGGCAGGCTGGCACCGGAGGCGGCCGGGGCCAAGTAG
- a CDS encoding spermidine synthase gives MGRQRAPKNAVPEAVVTLNGPLAGTFVTDTGKAELIPDGDNPNGWLLMLNGVQSSHVDLADPLRLDFEYMRWIMALVQDRWAPGEKLRSLSLGGAACSMPRYLVAAYPNSRNVVVEIDGKLANYVRDWFDLPRSPLLKIRVGEAREVTETLTEASRDLIIRDVFAGSKTPHALTTAEFTQAARKVLVPGGVYVVNCGDTPALLTARREAATIAAAFKHAVIIADPPMLKGRRSGNVIIAGSDAPLGDGSGLPRNLLGGAMPAQLWDDAKVRQFGRSAVVLTDAESE, from the coding sequence ATGGGCCGCCAACGCGCACCCAAAAACGCCGTTCCCGAAGCTGTTGTGACTCTCAACGGTCCTTTGGCCGGAACATTCGTCACCGATACGGGCAAGGCCGAGTTGATTCCCGACGGCGACAACCCCAATGGCTGGTTGCTCATGCTTAACGGTGTGCAAAGCTCACACGTTGATTTGGCGGATCCGCTGCGCCTGGATTTTGAGTACATGCGCTGGATCATGGCATTGGTCCAGGACCGGTGGGCGCCCGGGGAAAAACTGCGCAGTTTGAGCCTTGGCGGTGCGGCCTGCTCCATGCCCCGCTATCTGGTGGCTGCATACCCCAACTCCCGCAATGTGGTGGTGGAGATTGACGGAAAGCTGGCCAACTACGTCCGGGATTGGTTTGATCTGCCGCGGTCCCCACTGCTGAAGATCCGGGTCGGTGAGGCGCGTGAGGTGACAGAGACGCTGACCGAGGCCAGCCGCGACTTGATCATCCGGGACGTCTTCGCCGGGTCCAAAACCCCGCACGCCCTGACCACGGCCGAATTTACGCAGGCGGCCCGCAAGGTTCTTGTTCCAGGCGGCGTATATGTTGTCAACTGCGGAGACACTCCAGCGCTCCTCACTGCTCGCCGTGAAGCCGCAACGATCGCAGCCGCGTTCAAGCACGCCGTCATCATTGCCGATCCGCCCATGCTCAAGGGCCGGCGTTCCGGCAATGTCATCATCGCCGGAAGTGACGCCCCTCTGGGCGACGGTTCGGGCCTGCCGCGCAACCTCTTGGGCGGTGCCATGCCCGCACAACTGTGGGATGACGCCAAGGTCCGCCAGTTCGGTCGCAGCGCCGTGGTGTTGACCGACGCCGAATCGGAGTAG
- a CDS encoding DUF5684 domain-containing protein: MLASLAAFARPFTTSPDPYGDSYYSDTTMEPAAVAGLITLMIFLYLLIFAVAFVISGLVWAGAFSKAGHAKWKAYVPFYSMWILVKISGRPESHFWLLFIPYFNIYMQIVILNDIAKSFGKDAAFTVGLVFLPVVFAAILSYGDARYLGPSYLTPAQKQSAQQYAQQQYGQQFAPQQFTQPYGQQPYPGQPQAFDQPPAQPNAQQNPDQYPYGSGPPQQP, from the coding sequence ATGCTTGCTTCCCTGGCTGCCTTCGCGCGCCCTTTTACCACCAGCCCGGACCCTTACGGCGATTCTTACTACAGTGACACCACGATGGAACCGGCCGCTGTCGCGGGCCTGATCACTCTGATGATCTTCTTGTATCTATTGATATTTGCCGTGGCATTTGTGATCTCCGGTCTGGTCTGGGCGGGCGCCTTCAGCAAGGCGGGCCACGCAAAATGGAAAGCCTATGTGCCGTTCTACAGCATGTGGATCCTGGTCAAGATCTCGGGCCGTCCGGAATCGCATTTCTGGCTCTTGTTCATTCCGTACTTCAACATCTACATGCAGATCGTGATCCTGAACGACATTGCCAAGTCCTTTGGCAAGGACGCTGCCTTCACGGTGGGCCTGGTCTTCCTGCCGGTAGTCTTCGCCGCAATACTTTCCTACGGCGATGCCCGCTACCTTGGCCCGTCCTATCTGACACCGGCACAGAAGCAATCTGCCCAGCAATACGCCCAACAGCAGTACGGCCAGCAATTCGCTCCGCAACAATTCACCCAGCCCTACGGCCAACAGCCCTACCCGGGGCAGCCCCAGGCCTTTGACCAACCGCCGGCACAGCCAAATGCCCAGCAAAACCCTGACCAGTACCCGTACGGTTCAGGGCCACCCCAGCAGCCGTAG
- a CDS encoding thiamine-binding protein yields the protein MIVAFSVAPSGTPTDSPAGTGDDASVHTAVAAAVKVVRESGLPNQTSSMFTEIEGEWDEVMDVIKRATEAVARYGTRVSLVLKADIRPGHTGELSGKVARLEGALNALGE from the coding sequence ATGATTGTGGCATTTTCAGTGGCACCCAGCGGCACCCCCACCGATTCCCCGGCCGGAACGGGCGACGACGCCTCCGTCCACACCGCGGTCGCGGCAGCGGTCAAGGTGGTTCGCGAATCGGGCCTGCCCAATCAGACCAGCTCCATGTTCACCGAGATCGAGGGCGAATGGGATGAAGTCATGGATGTCATCAAGCGAGCCACAGAAGCTGTGGCTCGCTACGGAACAAGGGTTTCCTTGGTCTTGAAGGCCGATATTCGCCCCGGCCACACCGGTGAGCTCAGCGGCAAGGTAGCTCGCTTGGAAGGCGCCCTCAACGCCTTGGGCGAGTAA
- a CDS encoding AzlD domain-containing protein → MSMWVWLLIAAVIGYATKLLGYLVPAKVLANPRMSRVAGTLTIGLLASLTVVNVAATGTAVVLDARVGALVAAAIALWFKAPFLVVVLAGAAAAAGLRLLGWP, encoded by the coding sequence ATGAGTATGTGGGTCTGGCTCTTAATAGCGGCGGTGATTGGCTACGCTACCAAGCTGTTGGGGTACCTGGTGCCCGCGAAGGTGCTGGCCAATCCAAGGATGAGCCGCGTTGCCGGAACGCTGACCATTGGTCTTTTGGCATCGCTGACGGTTGTAAATGTTGCAGCGACAGGCACGGCAGTTGTTCTCGACGCGCGGGTTGGTGCCTTGGTGGCGGCAGCCATTGCCCTGTGGTTCAAGGCCCCATTCTTGGTGGTTGTCCTGGCCGGTGCGGCTGCCGCCGCCGGACTACGGCTGCTGGGGTGGCCCTGA
- a CDS encoding GNAT family N-acetyltransferase, with amino-acid sequence MSLLLRAATVDDAEAVMRLHLRCHEEAYGRHLPPEFFEMRRNTLDGRIETLRQGITAGHIPTVAYDAAGLVGVAASGASEDPEAPAPVELRMIYTLARVHGSGAGQLLLDALIGRGAAFLWVLEDNPRAQAFYAKNGFVADGTTDRMDDTWHNLPTVRMVRAAAGGSSTTLER; translated from the coding sequence ATGAGCTTATTGTTGCGAGCAGCCACTGTTGACGATGCCGAAGCCGTCATGCGCCTGCATCTGCGCTGCCATGAGGAAGCGTATGGCAGGCACTTGCCGCCGGAGTTCTTTGAGATGCGCCGAAACACGCTGGACGGGCGCATTGAAACTCTTCGACAGGGGATAACGGCCGGCCATATTCCAACTGTGGCATATGATGCCGCGGGGCTGGTGGGTGTTGCCGCCAGCGGCGCATCGGAAGATCCCGAGGCCCCAGCACCCGTGGAATTGCGAATGATTTACACGCTGGCCCGGGTTCATGGCAGCGGGGCGGGGCAGCTGCTCCTCGATGCGCTCATCGGTAGGGGTGCGGCCTTCCTTTGGGTCTTGGAAGACAATCCGCGCGCCCAGGCCTTCTATGCAAAGAATGGCTTCGTTGCGGACGGAACTACCGATCGCATGGATGACACATGGCACAACCTGCCAACCGTCCGGATGGTCAGGGCCGCGGCGGGCGGGAGCTCGACTACGCTTGAACGGTGA
- a CDS encoding ArsR/SmtB family transcription factor, translating to MGSARSLEHPTLEQMSLDTVLSALADPVRRTIVAQLANGHDDQACIAFSLPVSKSTSTHHFRVLREAGVISQQYRGTSILNGLRRDELNLRFPGLLEAILAAE from the coding sequence ATGGGTTCAGCACGTAGCCTCGAGCACCCCACCCTCGAACAGATGAGCCTGGATACCGTCCTGTCGGCTTTAGCAGATCCGGTCCGCCGCACCATCGTGGCGCAGCTGGCCAATGGCCATGACGATCAGGCCTGCATCGCCTTCTCACTACCCGTCAGCAAATCGACATCGACGCACCACTTTCGGGTGCTGCGCGAAGCCGGCGTGATATCCCAGCAGTATCGAGGCACATCAATTCTCAACGGCCTCCGCCGCGATGAGCTCAACCTTCGCTTCCCCGGGCTGCTGGAAGCCATCCTCGCAGCAGAGTAG
- a CDS encoding ABC transporter ATP-binding protein gives MKLARLAFRHARPYWVWVTAVLVLQLISTLAALYLPSLNAKIIDQGIAKGDTDFIWSTGVTMVVVCFVQVASAIGGIYFGARTAMAIGRDLRREVYYRVNALGALDVSRFGTATLITRNTNDVQQVQMLILMALNFMVSTPIMCIGGIVMALREDVGLSWLLWVSVPLLFIVVGFLVVKLLPLFREMQERIDTVNGVLREQIVGIRVIRAFVREQFETERYRDANLKLTRVSVRVGNLFVLMFPVIMMILHLATAAVLWFGGQRVNSGEMQIGSLTAFLQYLLQILVAVMMGVFMVMMIPRAAISAERLDDVLTAEPSLVVPKGTAAPQTHAVEFSSVSFGYPGAERPVLNNVSFTAHQGQTTAIVGSTGSGKSTLLNLIPRLFDPQGGTVRIGGVDVSELSRSQMAELVGLVPQKPYLFSGTVASNLKFGRPDANDDELWEALRVAQAKDFVQEKPKALDTPIAQGGTNVSGGQRQRLCIARALAARPRIFLFDDSFSALDVTTDQRLRESLHAATEGATVIIVAQRISTIREADHIIVLDNGEVVGGGTHDELLESNETYREIVESQLSIEGVA, from the coding sequence GTGAAACTCGCTCGACTGGCTTTCCGCCATGCTCGGCCATATTGGGTGTGGGTCACCGCAGTTCTGGTGCTGCAATTGATCTCGACCCTTGCCGCCCTCTACTTGCCCAGCCTGAACGCCAAGATCATCGACCAAGGTATCGCCAAGGGTGACACCGATTTCATCTGGTCCACGGGCGTCACCATGGTGGTTGTCTGCTTCGTGCAGGTAGCCTCGGCCATCGGCGGTATCTACTTCGGTGCGCGCACGGCCATGGCCATTGGACGCGATCTGCGCCGCGAGGTGTACTACCGGGTCAACGCCCTCGGCGCCCTGGATGTGAGCCGCTTTGGCACGGCCACGCTGATTACCCGCAACACCAACGATGTCCAGCAAGTGCAGATGTTGATTCTGATGGCCTTGAACTTCATGGTCTCAACGCCCATCATGTGCATTGGCGGGATCGTCATGGCCCTGCGCGAAGACGTGGGGCTGTCCTGGCTGTTGTGGGTTTCGGTGCCGCTGCTGTTCATTGTGGTGGGCTTCCTGGTGGTCAAGTTGCTGCCGTTGTTCCGCGAGATGCAAGAACGGATCGATACCGTCAACGGGGTTCTGCGTGAACAAATTGTTGGCATCCGGGTCATCCGGGCCTTCGTGCGGGAACAATTTGAAACCGAACGTTACCGTGACGCGAACCTGAAACTGACGCGCGTCTCGGTCCGCGTGGGCAATTTGTTCGTGCTCATGTTCCCGGTCATCATGATGATCCTGCACCTGGCCACGGCCGCCGTGCTGTGGTTTGGTGGCCAGCGAGTGAACTCCGGCGAGATGCAGATCGGTTCACTGACGGCCTTCTTGCAGTACCTGCTGCAGATCCTTGTGGCCGTCATGATGGGTGTCTTCATGGTCATGATGATTCCCCGGGCCGCCATTTCCGCCGAACGTCTGGACGATGTCCTCACGGCAGAGCCCAGTCTGGTTGTGCCGAAGGGGACAGCGGCTCCGCAGACTCACGCAGTGGAATTTTCCAGTGTTTCCTTTGGCTATCCCGGAGCCGAGCGGCCGGTCCTGAACAATGTGAGCTTCACGGCCCACCAAGGACAGACGACGGCGATTGTTGGCTCCACCGGTTCGGGCAAGTCCACCCTCCTGAACCTCATACCCCGGCTTTTTGACCCGCAGGGTGGCACGGTGCGCATTGGCGGGGTGGATGTGAGCGAGCTCAGCCGCTCCCAGATGGCGGAACTGGTGGGGCTCGTGCCGCAGAAGCCGTACCTGTTCTCCGGCACCGTAGCCTCAAACCTGAAGTTTGGCCGGCCCGATGCCAACGACGATGAGCTATGGGAAGCCCTCCGCGTGGCCCAGGCCAAGGACTTTGTCCAGGAAAAGCCCAAGGCGCTGGACACCCCAATCGCCCAAGGCGGCACGAATGTGTCAGGCGGACAGCGGCAACGGTTGTGTATTGCCCGGGCGCTGGCGGCCCGACCACGAATCTTCTTGTTTGACGATTCTTTTTCGGCGCTGGATGTCACCACGGATCAGCGGTTGCGTGAATCGCTGCACGCCGCCACCGAGGGTGCAACGGTGATCATTGTGGCCCAAAGGATCTCCACCATCCGGGAGGCTGACCACATTATTGTGCTGGACAACGGCGAGGTGGTGGGTGGGGGAACCCATGACGAATTGCTTGAGAGCAATGAAACCTATCGCGAAATTGTTGAATCCCAGCTGAGCATTGAAGGGGTTGCCTGA
- a CDS encoding IclR family transcriptional regulator, whose product MTIPERTPAQNAPARPAATLPSKAPSKVPAAENTLRILKLLSSKRGPLAASTIATTLELPRSSVYHLLGVMEQSGFVMHLHEEQRYGLGVAAFELSSAYSRQEPLSRLGRPLLATLVDKIGESAHLAVLHGRDVLYIVEERAKNRPSLVTDVGVRLPSHLTASGRAILAALPKSQVRALYPNTAAFSSRTDVPDPIGKYSTLSSHLDQVRIRGYSTEHGEVTDGFGSVAAAVTDHLGWPVAAVAVTFLEEKVPAEKWPDLAQRVQKAAKELSVRIYGRREG is encoded by the coding sequence ATGACAATTCCTGAACGGACTCCCGCCCAGAATGCTCCCGCGCGGCCTGCTGCCACCTTGCCATCCAAGGCCCCATCCAAGGTCCCGGCAGCTGAAAATACTCTGCGCATCTTGAAATTGTTGTCTTCAAAGCGTGGACCACTGGCTGCCTCCACTATTGCCACCACGCTGGAGCTTCCCCGCTCAAGCGTGTATCACCTGCTCGGCGTGATGGAGCAGAGCGGCTTTGTCATGCACTTGCACGAAGAGCAGCGCTACGGCTTGGGAGTTGCGGCCTTCGAGCTCAGCAGCGCCTACTCGCGACAGGAGCCGTTGTCCCGTCTGGGCCGACCCCTGCTGGCTACATTGGTGGACAAGATCGGTGAAAGCGCCCACCTGGCCGTGCTCCATGGACGAGACGTTCTGTACATTGTGGAAGAGCGCGCCAAGAACCGCCCGTCCCTGGTGACCGACGTCGGCGTGCGGCTTCCGAGCCACCTCACCGCCAGTGGCCGGGCAATTCTGGCCGCGCTGCCCAAGTCTCAGGTGCGGGCGCTGTACCCAAATACGGCCGCCTTCAGCTCACGCACCGATGTGCCGGACCCCATTGGCAAGTACTCCACGTTGTCATCGCATCTGGACCAGGTGCGAATCCGCGGCTACTCCACCGAACATGGTGAGGTCACGGACGGTTTTGGTTCGGTGGCGGCCGCAGTGACCGATCACCTGGGGTGGCCCGTTGCTGCCGTGGCCGTGACCTTTCTGGAAGAAAAAGTTCCTGCCGAGAAGTGGCCGGACCTAGCCCAGCGTGTGCAAAAAGCTGCCAAGGAGCTCTCCGTCCGCATTTACGGGCGCCGAGAAGGCTGA
- a CDS encoding NADH:flavin oxidoreductase/NADH oxidase, translating into MTELFEPLTLRGTTIPNRVWMSPMCTYSAFSEGSEIGAPNDFHLAHYASRAAGGVGLAVVEATGVLPEGRISPYDLGLWDDSQIPAHRRLAAAIAESGALPGIQLAHAGRKASMERPWLGGGPIAEDEGGWPVAGPSAIAFPGYAEPAEMTLADIAAVVAAWAESARRALAAGYEVVEVHGAHGYLLHSFLSPLSNNRTDSYGGSLENRARIVLEVLDAVRSVWPEDKPVFLRISTTDWVAENPEDGRDAWTLADSIVLSRWASDHGADLIDASSGALVPAKIPHRDDYQTRNAAELKAASGTLVAAVGRIGDPAVAQELLASGSADAVFIGRALLRDASWANNAAAALGARGRFIRQYDYAV; encoded by the coding sequence ATGACCGAGCTGTTCGAACCTTTGACCCTCCGTGGAACCACCATTCCCAACCGTGTCTGGATGTCTCCCATGTGCACCTACTCGGCTTTCTCCGAAGGTTCGGAGATTGGCGCCCCCAACGATTTCCATCTGGCCCACTATGCCTCTCGCGCGGCCGGTGGCGTTGGACTGGCCGTGGTGGAAGCCACCGGTGTCCTGCCGGAGGGTCGCATCTCTCCCTATGATTTGGGTTTGTGGGACGATTCCCAGATTCCAGCCCACCGCAGGCTGGCCGCCGCCATTGCCGAGTCGGGTGCATTGCCTGGCATCCAGCTGGCTCATGCAGGGCGCAAGGCTTCCATGGAGCGTCCATGGCTCGGTGGAGGTCCAATTGCCGAAGACGAGGGCGGCTGGCCAGTTGCCGGTCCCAGTGCCATTGCCTTCCCGGGCTACGCGGAGCCTGCAGAAATGACTCTGGCGGATATCGCCGCTGTTGTTGCTGCGTGGGCTGAATCGGCCCGTCGTGCGCTGGCCGCGGGGTACGAAGTGGTTGAAGTCCACGGCGCCCACGGCTACTTGCTTCATTCCTTCCTATCGCCGTTAAGTAACAACCGCACGGACAGCTATGGCGGGAGCCTGGAAAACAGGGCTCGCATTGTGCTTGAGGTGCTCGACGCCGTTCGTAGCGTTTGGCCCGAAGACAAGCCTGTGTTCTTGCGCATCTCCACGACCGATTGGGTTGCCGAGAATCCCGAAGACGGCCGGGACGCATGGACCCTGGCGGATTCGATCGTCCTGTCGCGCTGGGCCAGTGACCATGGCGCGGACCTGATCGACGCTTCTTCCGGCGCTTTGGTGCCAGCGAAGATTCCGCACCGCGATGACTACCAAACCCGCAACGCGGCGGAACTGAAGGCAGCCAGCGGAACGTTGGTGGCCGCCGTCGGACGCATTGGCGATCCAGCGGTGGCGCAGGAACTGCTGGCTAGCGGATCAGCCGATGCCGTCTTCATTGGCAGGGCCTTGCTTCGCGACGCCTCCTGGGCCAACAATGCTGCAGCCGCACTGGGTGCGCGCGGCCGGTTTATCCGTCAGTATGACTACGCCGTGTAG